One window of Salmo salar chromosome ssa11, Ssal_v3.1, whole genome shotgun sequence genomic DNA carries:
- the LOC106563523 gene encoding transcription factor PU.1 isoform X1, with protein sequence MLHPYRMEGYLISPGPPSEDMYEPDIYRQQMSEYSYPYVIDAESQGDHWDYHTTHHAHPLDFDNLPEGHFTELQSVQQLHLPSMARYSDVDTLSLDPGLGGHNHVLPPPVPYYPRAMGFLLPSPQTMRSSDDEEPGGRSPPLEVSDEECLRDHIAHVTRGELGNKKKIRLYQFLLDLLRNGDMKDSIWWVDRDKGTFQFSSKHKEALAHRWGVQKGNRKKMTYQKMARALRNYGKTGEVKKVKKKLTYQFSGEVLGGRSHLERRPYSHL encoded by the exons ATGTTGCATCCGTACAGAATGGAGGGGTACCTCATCTCACCTGGTCCT CCATCAGAAGACATGTACGAACCCGACATctatagacaacagatgtcagAATATTCATATCCGTACGTCATCGATGCAGAGAGTCAAGGAG ATCACTGGGACTATCACACCACTCACCATGCTCATCCTCTGGACTTTGACAACCTGCCAGAGGGCCACTTCACTGAGCTCCAGAGTGTCCAGCAACTACATCTACCCAGTATGGCTCGTTACAGCGATGTTGACACTCTCTCTCTGGACCCTGGCCTTGGGGGACACAACCATGTCCTACCCCCACCG GTGCCATATTACCCTCGAGCCATGGGCTTCTTGCTCCCCTCTCCTCAGACGATGAGGAGCTCAGACGACGAGGAGCCAGGAGGCCGCAGCCCTCCACTAGAAGTGTCTGATGAGGAGTGTCTGAGGGACCACATCGCCCACGTAACAAGGGGAGAATTGG GCAACAAGAAGAAGATCCGTCTGTACCAGTTCCTGCTGGATCTGCTGAGGAATGGGGACATGAAGGACAGTATCTGGTGGGTGGACAGGGACAAGGGCACCTTCCAGTTCTCCTCGAAACACAAGGAGGCACTGGCACATCGGTGGGGCGTACAGAAGGGCAACCGCAAGAAAATGACCTACCAGAAGATGGCACGGGCTCTTCGCAACTATGGCAAGACAGGCGAGGTCAAAAAGGTCAAGAAGAAGCTGACTTATCAGTTCAGTGGTGAAGTGCTAGGGGGGAGGTCTCACTTGGAGAGGAGGCCATATTCCCATTTGTAG
- the LOC106563523 gene encoding transcription factor PU.1 isoform X2, with protein MLHPYRMEGYLISPGPPSEDMYEPDIYRQQMSEYSYPYVIDAESQGDHWDYHTTHHAHPLDFDNLPEGHFTELQSVQQLHLPSMARYSDVDTLSLDPGLGGHNHVLPPPTMRSSDDEEPGGRSPPLEVSDEECLRDHIAHVTRGELGNKKKIRLYQFLLDLLRNGDMKDSIWWVDRDKGTFQFSSKHKEALAHRWGVQKGNRKKMTYQKMARALRNYGKTGEVKKVKKKLTYQFSGEVLGGRSHLERRPYSHL; from the exons ATGTTGCATCCGTACAGAATGGAGGGGTACCTCATCTCACCTGGTCCT CCATCAGAAGACATGTACGAACCCGACATctatagacaacagatgtcagAATATTCATATCCGTACGTCATCGATGCAGAGAGTCAAGGAG ATCACTGGGACTATCACACCACTCACCATGCTCATCCTCTGGACTTTGACAACCTGCCAGAGGGCCACTTCACTGAGCTCCAGAGTGTCCAGCAACTACATCTACCCAGTATGGCTCGTTACAGCGATGTTGACACTCTCTCTCTGGACCCTGGCCTTGGGGGACACAACCATGTCCTACCCCCACCG ACGATGAGGAGCTCAGACGACGAGGAGCCAGGAGGCCGCAGCCCTCCACTAGAAGTGTCTGATGAGGAGTGTCTGAGGGACCACATCGCCCACGTAACAAGGGGAGAATTGG GCAACAAGAAGAAGATCCGTCTGTACCAGTTCCTGCTGGATCTGCTGAGGAATGGGGACATGAAGGACAGTATCTGGTGGGTGGACAGGGACAAGGGCACCTTCCAGTTCTCCTCGAAACACAAGGAGGCACTGGCACATCGGTGGGGCGTACAGAAGGGCAACCGCAAGAAAATGACCTACCAGAAGATGGCACGGGCTCTTCGCAACTATGGCAAGACAGGCGAGGTCAAAAAGGTCAAGAAGAAGCTGACTTATCAGTTCAGTGGTGAAGTGCTAGGGGGGAGGTCTCACTTGGAGAGGAGGCCATATTCCCATTTGTAG
- the LOC106563523 gene encoding transcription factor PU.1 isoform X3 codes for MYEPDIYRQQMSEYSYPYVIDAESQGDHWDYHTTHHAHPLDFDNLPEGHFTELQSVQQLHLPSMARYSDVDTLSLDPGLGGHNHVLPPPVPYYPRAMGFLLPSPQTMRSSDDEEPGGRSPPLEVSDEECLRDHIAHVTRGELGNKKKIRLYQFLLDLLRNGDMKDSIWWVDRDKGTFQFSSKHKEALAHRWGVQKGNRKKMTYQKMARALRNYGKTGEVKKVKKKLTYQFSGEVLGGRSHLERRPYSHL; via the exons ATGTACGAACCCGACATctatagacaacagatgtcagAATATTCATATCCGTACGTCATCGATGCAGAGAGTCAAGGAG ATCACTGGGACTATCACACCACTCACCATGCTCATCCTCTGGACTTTGACAACCTGCCAGAGGGCCACTTCACTGAGCTCCAGAGTGTCCAGCAACTACATCTACCCAGTATGGCTCGTTACAGCGATGTTGACACTCTCTCTCTGGACCCTGGCCTTGGGGGACACAACCATGTCCTACCCCCACCG GTGCCATATTACCCTCGAGCCATGGGCTTCTTGCTCCCCTCTCCTCAGACGATGAGGAGCTCAGACGACGAGGAGCCAGGAGGCCGCAGCCCTCCACTAGAAGTGTCTGATGAGGAGTGTCTGAGGGACCACATCGCCCACGTAACAAGGGGAGAATTGG GCAACAAGAAGAAGATCCGTCTGTACCAGTTCCTGCTGGATCTGCTGAGGAATGGGGACATGAAGGACAGTATCTGGTGGGTGGACAGGGACAAGGGCACCTTCCAGTTCTCCTCGAAACACAAGGAGGCACTGGCACATCGGTGGGGCGTACAGAAGGGCAACCGCAAGAAAATGACCTACCAGAAGATGGCACGGGCTCTTCGCAACTATGGCAAGACAGGCGAGGTCAAAAAGGTCAAGAAGAAGCTGACTTATCAGTTCAGTGGTGAAGTGCTAGGGGGGAGGTCTCACTTGGAGAGGAGGCCATATTCCCATTTGTAG